The Echinicola jeungdonensis genome segment TCAAGGGGAATTTTGGGGTTTCAAATCTCACATCTGAATACTTTCCCAGTTTTCAACCAATTCACTCCAACAGTTTCAATATATCATCCATATAATCCCTGTCGTTGGAGAGACGGGGGACTTTATTTTGACCTCCCAATTTGCCACGGGCTTTCATCCATTTTTCAAACAAGCCTTCTTGGGCAAAATGAATTTTGGGTTTGTCCAAAGCCAAGTCTTTGTACCTTTTGGCATCATAATCGGAATTGATCTGCCGGAGGGTTTCATCCAGTTTTTGCTTGAACAACTCTCCATCATTGGGCATGGTTTTGAATTCAATCACCCATTCATGGGCTCCCTTCCCATCAGCACTGTCAAAATATACCGGGGCAGCTGTAAAATTAACTATAGTGGCCCCGGTAGCATCAGCAGCTACCTCTATTGCTTTTTCGGCATTCTCCACGATTACCTCCTCCCCAAAAGCATTTATAAAATGCTTGGTACGGCCGGAAATTTTGATGCGGTAAGGACGGATGGAGGTAAACTTGACCGTATCTCCAATCTTATACCGCCAAAGCCCTCCATTGGTGCTGATCACTATGGCATAATTTTTTCCTAACTCTACTTCTTCCAATGGAATGACTTTGGGATCCTCCTTGTCCCATTCCTCCATGGGAATGAATTCATAAAAAATCCCATAATCCAACATCAATAAAAGTTCATCGGAATCTTTTTTGTCCTGAATGCCAAAAAATCCCTCAGAAGCATTATAAGTCTCCATATAATGCATTTTTTCTGATGGGATCAATTCCTGAAAAAGCCTTCTGTAAGGCCCAAATGCTACTGCCCCGTGGAAGAAAATTTCCAGATTAGGCCAGACTTCCAGGATATTTTTAGAATTGGTGATTTCCAGAATCCTTTGCAACAAAACAATAGTCCAGGTGGGCACACCGGAAATGCTGGTCACATTTTCC includes the following:
- a CDS encoding GH3 auxin-responsive promoter family protein, whose product is MEVLNTFMTWIFKIRIGQIDNFKENPIEVQQDIFFDLIKTARKTQIGKKYGFSDVKSYQDFARQMPIHNYEQMQPYIEQTMKGEQNVIWPTDINWFSKSSGTTGSRSKFIPVSQESLEDCHFKGGKDMLSLYVNNYPNSKLFTGKSLAIGGSSQVNTLDVNKNSHYGDISAVIMRNLPMWAQLARTPSLETALMSEWEAKIEKMANETLKENVTSISGVPTWTIVLLQRILEITNSKNILEVWPNLEIFFHGAVAFGPYRRLFQELIPSEKMHYMETYNASEGFFGIQDKKDSDELLLMLDYGIFYEFIPMEEWDKEDPKVIPLEEVELGKNYAIVISTNGGLWRYKIGDTVKFTSIRPYRIKISGRTKHFINAFGEEVIVENAEKAIEVAADATGATIVNFTAAPVYFDSADGKGAHEWVIEFKTMPNDGELFKQKLDETLRQINSDYDAKRYKDLALDKPKIHFAQEGLFEKWMKARGKLGGQNKVPRLSNDRDYMDDILKLLE